The Apodemus sylvaticus chromosome 22, mApoSyl1.1, whole genome shotgun sequence genome includes a region encoding these proteins:
- the LOC127673184 gene encoding uncharacterized protein LOC127673184: MKLEENDSIFLSFGSSLFAVKSQSLSRSYGSGWPTSLTYIVPTCQRLFTLETCCGYGYGRREIYTLSPGFSRASESSPDAAGTETLSKARPLSRGEPIPGRPALHKEKRTLPGAPAGFSGIGRVTALDASRRPSPPLRIRGSEPDSLSIGRGQRRPSPVPSERHSPISQDRLSHVQLLFTWNPSPLRPSKFSFEYLLQPPRSAPAAAPPGPRPRLQGSPQRPSYWSLRSVRGGRHTPRSPPGGFNPAARFQRVPRLPFGNQM; encoded by the exons ATGAAATTGGAAGAAAATGATTCAATCTTCCTAAGCTTTGGTTCCTCCCTCTTTGCCGTGAAA AGCCAATCCTTATCCCGAAGTTACGGATCCGGCTGGCCGACTTCCCTTACCTACATTGTTCCAACATGCCAGAGGCTGTTCACCTTGGAGACCTGCTGCGGATATGGGTACGGCCGGCGCGAGATTTACACCCTCTCCCCCGGATTTTCAAGGGCCAGCGAGAGCTCACCGGACGCCGCCGGAACCGAGACGCTTTCCAAGGCACGGCCCCTCTCTCGGGGCGAACCCATTCCAGGGCGCCCTGCCcttcacaaagaaaagagaactctcCCCGGGGCTCCCGCCGGCTTCTCCGGGATCGGTCGCGTTACCGCACTGGACGCCTCGCGACGCCCATCTCCGCCACTCCGGATTCGGGGATCTGAACCCGACTCCCTTTCGATCGGCCGAGGGCAACGGAGGCCATCGCCCGTCCCTTCGGAACGGCACTCGCCCATCTCTCAGGACCGACTGAGCCATGTTCAACTGCTGTTCACATGGAACCCTTCTCCACTTCGGCCTTCAAAGTTCTCCTTTGAATATTTGCTACAACCACCAAGATCTGCTCCTGCGGCGGCTCCACCCGGGCCGCGCCCTAGGCTTCAAGGCTCACCGCAGCGGCCCTCCTACTGGTCGCTGCGTAGCGTCCGCGGGGGCCGACACACCCCGCGCAGTCCGCCCGGAGGATTCAACCCTGCGGCGCGCTTTCAGAG GGTACCCAGACTGCCCTTTGGAAATCAAATGTGA
- the LOC127673358 gene encoding zinc finger protein 431-like isoform X3, with protein MGAVTFDDVQVNFTEEEWESLDPSQKNLYKNVMLVTFLNLKALGSNWKDHDIEEHFENSRRFKSGPVLSPPLEDKEFRKQDTTEDGILVRNA; from the exons GgagcagtgacttttgatgatgtgcaagtgaacttcactgaggaagagtgggaaTCGTTGGATCcatcccagaagaatctctacaaaaatgtgatgttggtgACCTTCCTGAACCTCAAAGCTCTAG gctctAATTGGAAAGACCATGAtattgaagaacattttgaaaattcTAGAAGATTTAAAAG TGGTCCTGTGCTCTCACCACCCCTTGAAGACAAGGAGTTCAGAAAGCAGGACACCACAGAGGACGGCATCCTGGTGAGAAACGCCTAA
- the LOC127673358 gene encoding zinc finger protein 57-like isoform X2: MGAVTFDDVQVNFTEEEWESLDPSQKNLYKNVMLVTFLNLKALGSNWKDHDIEEHFENSRRFKRISSAVTRMFPQALSPFIMGCQRSFGVMSVSPVESKCFDLKIHLCPREGDHTHIPDHTALHTTIMSPSHFKLPDYLPLGRYQKVL; the protein is encoded by the exons GgagcagtgacttttgatgatgtgcaagtgaacttcactgaggaagagtgggaaTCGTTGGATCcatcccagaagaatctctacaaaaatgtgatgttggtgACCTTCCTGAACCTCAAAGCTCTAG gctctAATTGGAAAGACCATGAtattgaagaacattttgaaaattcTAGAAGATTTAAAAG AATCAGCTCTGCCGTGACCAGGATGTTTCCACAGGCCTTGTCTCCATTCATAATGGGATGCCAGAGAAGCTTCGGTGTGATGTCAGTTTCACCAGTGGAGAGCAAATGCTTCGACCTAAAAATTCATCTTTGCCCTAGAGAGGGAGACCACACTCACATTCCTGATCACACAGCTCTGCACACTACTATCATGTCCCCAAGTCACTTTAAACTTCCAGATTACCTACCACTTGGTCGTTATCAAAAAGTTCTATGA
- the LOC127673358 gene encoding zinc finger protein 120-like isoform X4, producing MGAVTFDDVQVNFTEEEWESLDPSQKNLYKNVMLVTFLNLKALGSNWKDHDIEEHFENSRRFKRQRVPGMTETL from the exons GgagcagtgacttttgatgatgtgcaagtgaacttcactgaggaagagtgggaaTCGTTGGATCcatcccagaagaatctctacaaaaatgtgatgttggtgACCTTCCTGAACCTCAAAGCTCTAG gctctAATTGGAAAGACCATGAtattgaagaacattttgaaaattcTAGAAGATTTAAAAG GCAAAGAGTGCCCGGAATGACTGAGACGCTCTAA